From Candidatus Binatia bacterium:
CCTGTGCTCATCCGCTGGACGTTGGTCGCCAGCGCCGCGGCGATCATTGGTGTCCTCGTCATCGTTCCACTCATCAACGTCTTCTACGAAGCGCTGGCGAAGGGACCGCAGGTGTACTGGGACAACCTCGTGGGAGATGCCGACACCTGGAGCGCCATCCTGCTCACCTTGCGGGTGGCGCCGGTCGCCGTCGTGGCCAATCTCGTTTTCGGTGTGGCGGCCGCCTGGGCCATCGCCCGCTTCCGTTTCCCTGGACGCACGCTGCTCACGGCCCTGATCGACCTGCCATTCGCCGTTTCCCCGGTCGTGGCCGGCCTCATCTTCGTGCTGATCTTCGGGCTGCAAGGATACCTCGGGCCGTGGCTGCGCGAGCACGGCATCAAGATTATCTTCGCCACGCCCGGGCTGATCTTGGTCACCGCTTTTGTGACTTTCCCCTTCGTGGCGCGGGAGCTCATCCCGCTGATGG
This genomic window contains:
- a CDS encoding ABC transporter permease subunit; this translates as MSLDIATPRLLTPPQRAHEDPVLIRWTLVASAAAIIGVLVIVPLINVFYEALAKGPQVYWDNLVGDADTWSAILLTLRVAPVAVVANLVFGVAAAWAIARFRFPGRTLLTALIDLPFAVSPVVAGLIFVLIFGLQGYLGPWLREHGIKIIFATPGLILVTAFVTFPFVARELIPLMEALGAEEETAAVSLGANGWQLFRRVTMPNIKWGLLYGVIL